In one Roseburia intestinalis L1-82 genomic region, the following are encoded:
- the yqeB gene encoding selenium-dependent molybdenum cofactor biosynthesis protein YqeB has translation MRQKPFIIVRGGGDLATGTIHRLWAAGFPVLVLETDHPAAIRRQVAVCEAVYEGSAMVEGMEAVLIKDTAEAKKVIDTGKVPLIVDPDGASITALKPDVVVDAILAKKNLGTNRSMAPLTVGLGPGFTAGVDVDIVIETMRGHNLGRIIREGSAIPNTGIPGNIGGYTAERVIHAGAEGILYNVHKIGDIVEQGEEIAYIADEKENRRYSVTATIPGIIRGLIRDGYPVTKGFKIADIDPRKSELSNCFTISDKARCIAGSVLEVVCAFGSNILS, from the coding sequence ATGAGACAGAAACCATTCATCATAGTAAGAGGCGGCGGTGATCTTGCCACCGGAACCATTCACAGACTCTGGGCGGCAGGATTTCCGGTACTGGTGTTAGAGACAGACCACCCGGCGGCGATCCGCCGTCAGGTAGCCGTCTGTGAGGCAGTTTATGAGGGCAGCGCCATGGTAGAGGGCATGGAAGCAGTGCTGATCAAAGATACTGCAGAGGCAAAAAAAGTGATCGATACCGGGAAAGTCCCATTGATTGTAGATCCGGATGGAGCAAGTATTACGGCATTAAAACCGGATGTGGTCGTAGATGCGATCTTAGCCAAGAAAAATCTTGGAACGAACCGTTCTATGGCACCGCTCACGGTGGGATTAGGTCCTGGATTTACGGCGGGGGTAGATGTCGATATCGTCATCGAGACCATGCGTGGGCATAACCTTGGTCGAATTATCCGTGAGGGATCAGCCATTCCAAATACCGGAATCCCAGGCAATATTGGCGGTTATACGGCAGAGCGTGTGATTCATGCGGGAGCGGAAGGAATCCTTTATAATGTGCACAAGATCGGTGATATCGTGGAGCAGGGCGAAGAAATCGCCTATATCGCGGATGAAAAAGAAAACCGCAGATATTCCGTGACCGCCACGATACCTGGCATTATCCGTGGACTGATCCGTGATGGATACCCGGTTACAAAAGGCTTTAAGATCGCGGACATTGATCCACGTAAAAGTGAGCTGTCAAATTGTTTCACCATTTCGGATAAAGCACGCTGCATTGCGGGCAGTGTGCTTGAGGTTGTCTGCGCATTTGGCAGTAATATTTTATCATAA
- a CDS encoding DUF3343 domain-containing protein produces the protein MREKKNYRIITFHTTSAAMAMEKYCGENHINGRLIPVPRQLSADCGLAWRMEPAEYEQKKEQIHTFGIETDQSVELVI, from the coding sequence ATGAGAGAAAAGAAAAATTACAGGATTATTACGTTTCATACAACTTCAGCGGCGATGGCAATGGAAAAATACTGCGGGGAAAATCATATCAACGGACGTCTGATTCCTGTGCCAAGGCAGCTTTCTGCAGACTGCGGTCTTGCGTGGCGGATGGAACCGGCAGAATATGAACAGAAAAAAGAGCAGATCCATACATTTGGAATCGAAACAGATCAGAGTGTTGAACTGGTGATTTGA